GTACTTTCCGATCCAACAACTCCAGCGGTAAAGAGCATTGAAAAACGGGGCCTTAGCGTAGGCTTAAAACTACTGCGTGCTGAGGTGCGGCACCTGGGAACCGAACAAAACCTGGAAATCCTCAAAAGTATATTTGAAACCTTGAAGCAAAACATTGATATGGTTTTTGACACCGAAGTAGAAGATATTTTGCTGAAAAAAAAGTTTGATAGTAAATATATTAAGGGAATTGTAACCAAAAATAAAGAGGAAATTTATGCAAAACACGTAGTAATTGTTCCTGGCCGTGATGGTTCCGAGTGGCTAACCGGTATTCTAAAGAAACACGACCTGGAAATGACCAATAACCAGGTGGATGTGGGAGTTCGTGTTGAAACCATGGATACCATTATGGAAGAGATCAACGAGCACCTGTATGAAGGGAAGTTTATCTACAGATCTTCCACGGGAACTACCGTAAGAACCTTTTGCAGTAACCCCTCGGGTCATGTTGTGATTGAGAACCACAGTGGAGTTATGCTGGCCAATGGCCATGCCTACAAAGACAAAAAGCTGGGTAGCAATAACACAAACTTTGCCCTGTTAGTATCCCATAAATTCTCCTATCCCTTTAATAAGCCCATTGAGTATGCCAAGTCCATCTCCCGTTTGGCCAATGACCTGTCCAATGGCAGTGTGTTGATTCAACGGTTTGGCGATATCTTGAAGGGACGTCGCTCGACGGAGAAACGGATTCAGGAAGGATTTGTGGAACCTACGTTGAAAGAAGCAGTACCAGGTAACTTGGGTCTGGTTTTGCCCTATAACACCATGAAGAGCATTATTGAGATGATTGAGGCCCTGGATGCTGTTACTCCAGGTATTGCTTCCGAACATACCCTTCTATATGGTGTCGAGGCTAAATTCTATTCTTCCCGGCCTAAGTTAAACGATAAGTTTGAAACCCAAATTAACGGACTTTATTCTGGTGGTGATGGAGCCGGTATCACCCGTGGTTTAGCCCAGGCCGGAGCCTGTGGTGTATGTATTGCCAGAGACATTATTGAAAAGTTGAGTTAATAATTTTCTATAGGTCATTGGATAACTCCAGTGACCTTTTATAGCAAATCAGAAAGAATAAAACTTTCCGACTTGCATAAGGGCAACTAAGGTTTACGCCGTTGCCTAAAGTCTCTCGTGCCCTATATGGTATGGCGTAAGCCAAGTTTTCTTTATAGCCCTGACGAATGGGTGAAAAAACCAAAGTATGAGTGGTTGTAAAAATTGTAAAAGCGGGAGGCATTATAAAGGAACCAAAAGAGGTTGAAAGTTAATTCCTTCAACCTCACAAATGTTGACTATTGATTTACCCATTGGTTTAAAAATATTCTTCCGTGATCTCTTTGCCGATTTCCCGCAGGCTGTTAATTAAGTCCCGAATGACGTGGTGTTTATAGGCATAGATGGCTGGCACGTCGTTGCAATCCAGGGCATCGTTTTGAGCCCTACCCACCATAATGTGTATACTGTCGGCGCTTCTTAATAAGGTTGCCAGACGGCTGGCACCGTCTTTACCGTCCTTTAAGTCCTTGAGCTTAGTGTTTCCTTTTATATGCTCTAAGGTTTGTACCAGAGTAACAGCACCTTCAGTAATAAGGTCGATGCCTGGCAGCATACCCACTGGGGGAATGCCCTCCACCACCGAGGAAATGTCCACAAACACTTTTCTTCCCAATACCCGACCCACGATTTCACCGGTGGTGCCGCCGCAGATGACCTTGGCTCCAGGGGATTCCATCAGCTTCCGTACCACCCTACGATCATCTTCCCTTTGCTTGGGAGGGCCGATTAACAGGGTTACATGCACTGGGTGCCGTACCTTAACTGCTACAACGGTTACATCATCGCCGGGCTGTTCTCCATACAGGGAGTTGCAGAGACCAACGATTTCCTCGGACCATTCAGAGGCAGTTTTGTCCGGGGCATAGGAGTCTTCGATAAACCGGCTCATACGATCCCAGCCCCAATTTACATTCATTTGCCCATTGGTGCCTGCATTGAGAACTCCGTCGGAAGTGAGTACCAACCAGTCATGGTCGTCCACCTCAAAGTCATATTCGCGGATTTTTTTACCGGCAATGGTCCGCTCTTCCCGCCGGGGGGTAAACAGGGTATTTTGGTTTCCTATGAATGCCCCGGGGTTATCATATTCCACCAGATGTAGTTTACCGTTGTTCTGTACCTGTAAAATGGAGAAGGTACTGTAGGCGGCATGAATGGTTTTATCAATGGGCAGAGTCTTGGCCACGGTATCAATTACTTCATCAATATTGCCACCCATGCGGAGCATGGTGGCGGCGGTTTTGGTGGTCAGCCGGGAGAGGATATTTGCCTTAACCCCACTGCCCAGTCCATCAGACAGTACCACCAGATCCGCCTGAGTTGTTCGTACAATCTCCACACTGTCCCCACAAAGTTCCTCGCCATATTTTTTTAGTTGAGCCACACCGATATCTAAATAAATTTTCATTGGCGGCACTCCTCTCTAAAGGGTTTCTTGCCGCATTAATTTAATTAATTTACCCAGTTGAACCTTGGTCTCCGCCGTTGCTTCGCCCAGCAGACCCGCTATTTCCTGGGCCACCATCATTTGTTTTTCAATTACATCCTGGGCCTGTTGGATGGTTTGACTTTTAATTAATTCGTACTGTTCCCGCTGTTTCTTTTCGGAAGTTATGTTAATAAAGATTCCCACCACCGCATCGGTTCCTTTGACTGGGAAAATAATCTCATGGGTGACAATCCCCAGTAAGGGATAGGTCTCGGTGGTATTAATCATTTCCCCGCTTTGAATCACCTTCAAGAAATTAGTGGCAGGCATTAGAGTGAGAAGTCTTTGTCCCACAACCTCGGAAGCAGAACACTGAAAGAGTGCCTCTGCCGCTGGATTGATCTCTAAAATATCCAGATTTTTACCCACCACGATGATGGCATTGGGCATGGCCGAAATGACCCGATTTGACATGGATTCTGCCCGTTTTCTCATATAGGGAATACACATTTCTACTTCGGCCTTACCCTGATAAACAGCCACAGCCTTGTCACGGCAGGAGTTGTAGCCACAATTTCCGCAGTTAAACTCCTGGGCTGCTGATAATTTGCCGGTTCTGGCCAAAATACCTTGAATTTCAGCTTCACTTGGATAGGGTTGCTCCACCTTACGGTTGACAAAATCTCTTTTTAAAGGAATCTCAGGCAGTTTATAATCATCAATTACGAAAACACATTCACCGGACGAGTTGTAATACTCCAGAAGTTTGCGTTGTCGCATAAAAAGACTTTCTTCCAGACAGAGGGAAAGGGGACCATTAATGCAGCCACCTTTACAGGCCCAGAGTTCCATTAACTTAGGAGGGTTTGTAATCTGTCCTTGACTAAGGTGTTTAACAAATTCGATGCAACTGTCCAAACCAGATATGGTCAGAAAATCTTCCCCGGCTTGCCGCAGTTCTTCGGCTACGGCCCAAATGACACCGCCTTCCACGGGATAAATGCGGTTTTGGCAAGGGGAAAAGCTGTCAAAGGCCGAAGGGGAAAGATCTTCCGTCAAGGGTACCGAGTCCTGAATCCAATCCCATAGCTCGTTAAAACCCAGGAAATAATCAATGGTATCCTTCAGGCCCAGGAGTTGAGCTTCATCCCGTTTGGCTGCACAGGGGCCTATGTAGACCACTTTGGCATAGGGATTGAGGGATTTTATAATTCTTCCCTGGGCGATCATAGGTGAAACGATGGGAGCCAGCAGGGTAATTAATTCGGGATAATACCGCTCAATTAAATTAACAATCACCGGACAGTAACTAATCAGGCGGGGGGTTTCAAAACCCATGTTTAGATACTCTTGTGTAACCATACCAGCACCAATGGAGGTTTCTTGAACTTCAATAAAACCCAATTTCTTTAATAGGGTTGGCAATAAATCCGGTTTTTTCAGGGGAAGGGCACTGATGAAGGAAGCGGCCACCACGGCAATGACGGGGGTTCCTTCGGCCAAGAGTTGTTTTACTTCTTTGAGATCGGAAACGGGCCTTTTGGCCCTTTGGGGGCAAGCAAGAATACACTGGCCGCAATGGACACAAAGTTCATCTATGACCTGGGCATGAAATCTGCCCTGATGACCGGTATTCATCCTGATGGCCTTTAAGTTGCAGATCCTTACACAACGGTAGCAATCACGACATTTTGCTCCAGTATAGATTAACCCCATAATTACACCTCGTTTCTAGGGGAATTGTTAAATACTACTTGATTCAATTTTACTAGGAAGTTTCCCTTTTCCTTTACGCAATTTATCTTGTGGTTGAGATCAAAGGGTGGTATCCTAACACTAGGTAAACGAAATGTGTGTAATTAGTTTACCTAAAAATTAACAGTATGCCAATGGGGGCGATAATATGAAGAAAAGAGTAGTGGCTTTTATCTTAGTAGGATTACTGGCTGGTGTTTTGTACTGGGGTTATCAACGTTTTTATAATCCCCAAGAATCAGCTTTAACTGCCAGTGGGACAATCGAGGTAACAAAGGTGGAGCTCAGTGCCAAGCTTCCTGGAACCATTGGCGCTATTTCTGTAGTTGCTGGGGATAAGGTAAAAAAAGGACAACTGGTTGGTCAGATAATCAGAAATGATCTGGTTGCTCAAAAGGAACGGGATGCATTGGGTGTACTTAAGACTGAAAGTCAGTTAAAGGATCTCAACTCCGGAGCCAGAGTACAGGAGATCAAGGAGGCATCGGCCAATGTAAACGTTGCCCAAGCTTCTTATGAAAAAGCACTGGCAGATTATGAAAGGGGGGAGAAGTTATTTCAAGCAGCAGCTCTCCCACAGGAACAATTAGAAAAGCTTCAGACTGATCTTAGGATTAAAGAAAACCAACTGGCATCATTCAGTGCTAAGCTAAGTTTACTAGAGGAAGGTAACCGTCCAGACGCCATTAAAGCTGCTCAAATAGAAATGGAGCGTGCACGGGCAATTTTGAAAGCCTCCGAGGCCCTGTTGGCAGATACTAAGATATTCTCTCCGGTGAGCGGAATAGTCTTATCCAAAAATCAGGAACCTGGGGAATTTGTTCAGGCCGGGGTATCTCTTGTTACGGTGGCGGATCTAAACGATATGTGGATTCGCGTTTATGTACCCACAGATGACCTACCTAAGCTGAGATTGGGGCAAGAAGTTTATTTTACTGTTAGTGGCAGTAATGATCATTATGCTGGTCAGATAGAAGAAATAGCTTCTCAGGGTGAATACACTCCTAAAACTATACAGACAAAAAATGAACGCACTAACATAGTTTATGCTGTAAAGATTCGGGTCACGAAACCCAACGGAACTTTGAAACCCGGTATGCCCGCAGATGTGGTATTTCAACAGCGGGGTGAGTAAATGATTAAAACCCAGCAATTAAACAAAGAGTTTGGCTCCAGCCAAGCCGTAGCAGGGGTTTCCTTAGAAGTACAACGCGGAGAAATCTTTGGCTTAGTGGGT
This genomic interval from Desulforamulus reducens MI-1 contains the following:
- a CDS encoding NAD(P)/FAD-dependent oxidoreductase yields the protein MKNYDVIVVGAGPAGIFTCYELMLKAPQLKVLLIEKGRDIYKRHCPILQKKMVKCPPATAKKDYAGCLPACSVTNGFGGAGAYSDGKFNITTEFGGWMTDYMVPSEVLKLIKYVDGINLKHGATTVLSDPTTPAVKSIEKRGLSVGLKLLRAEVRHLGTEQNLEILKSIFETLKQNIDMVFDTEVEDILLKKKFDSKYIKGIVTKNKEEIYAKHVVIVPGRDGSEWLTGILKKHDLEMTNNQVDVGVRVETMDTIMEEINEHLYEGKFIYRSSTGTTVRTFCSNPSGHVVIENHSGVMLANGHAYKDKKLGSNNTNFALLVSHKFSYPFNKPIEYAKSISRLANDLSNGSVLIQRFGDILKGRRSTEKRIQEGFVEPTLKEAVPGNLGLVLPYNTMKSIIEMIEALDAVTPGIASEHTLLYGVEAKFYSSRPKLNDKFETQINGLYSGGDGAGITRGLAQAGACGVCIARDIIEKLS
- a CDS encoding SpoIIE family protein phosphatase — translated: MKIYLDIGVAQLKKYGEELCGDSVEIVRTTQADLVVLSDGLGSGVKANILSRLTTKTAATMLRMGGNIDEVIDTVAKTLPIDKTIHAAYSTFSILQVQNNGKLHLVEYDNPGAFIGNQNTLFTPRREERTIAGKKIREYDFEVDDHDWLVLTSDGVLNAGTNGQMNVNWGWDRMSRFIEDSYAPDKTASEWSEEIVGLCNSLYGEQPGDDVTVVAVKVRHPVHVTLLIGPPKQREDDRRVVRKLMESPGAKVICGGTTGEIVGRVLGRKVFVDISSVVEGIPPVGMLPGIDLITEGAVTLVQTLEHIKGNTKLKDLKDGKDGASRLATLLRSADSIHIMVGRAQNDALDCNDVPAIYAYKHHVIRDLINSLREIGKEITEEYF
- a CDS encoding [Fe-Fe] hydrogenase large subunit C-terminal domain-containing protein — its product is MGLIYTGAKCRDCYRCVRICNLKAIRMNTGHQGRFHAQVIDELCVHCGQCILACPQRAKRPVSDLKEVKQLLAEGTPVIAVVAASFISALPLKKPDLLPTLLKKLGFIEVQETSIGAGMVTQEYLNMGFETPRLISYCPVIVNLIERYYPELITLLAPIVSPMIAQGRIIKSLNPYAKVVYIGPCAAKRDEAQLLGLKDTIDYFLGFNELWDWIQDSVPLTEDLSPSAFDSFSPCQNRIYPVEGGVIWAVAEELRQAGEDFLTISGLDSCIEFVKHLSQGQITNPPKLMELWACKGGCINGPLSLCLEESLFMRQRKLLEYYNSSGECVFVIDDYKLPEIPLKRDFVNRKVEQPYPSEAEIQGILARTGKLSAAQEFNCGNCGYNSCRDKAVAVYQGKAEVEMCIPYMRKRAESMSNRVISAMPNAIIVVGKNLDILEINPAAEALFQCSASEVVGQRLLTLMPATNFLKVIQSGEMINTTETYPLLGIVTHEIIFPVKGTDAVVGIFINITSEKKQREQYELIKSQTIQQAQDVIEKQMMVAQEIAGLLGEATAETKVQLGKLIKLMRQETL
- a CDS encoding HlyD family secretion protein → MKKRVVAFILVGLLAGVLYWGYQRFYNPQESALTASGTIEVTKVELSAKLPGTIGAISVVAGDKVKKGQLVGQIIRNDLVAQKERDALGVLKTESQLKDLNSGARVQEIKEASANVNVAQASYEKALADYERGEKLFQAAALPQEQLEKLQTDLRIKENQLASFSAKLSLLEEGNRPDAIKAAQIEMERARAILKASEALLADTKIFSPVSGIVLSKNQEPGEFVQAGVSLVTVADLNDMWIRVYVPTDDLPKLRLGQEVYFTVSGSNDHYAGQIEEIASQGEYTPKTIQTKNERTNIVYAVKIRVTKPNGTLKPGMPADVVFQQRGE